One Setaria viridis chromosome 5, Setaria_viridis_v4.0, whole genome shotgun sequence genomic region harbors:
- the LOC117858719 gene encoding 25.3 kDa vesicle transport protein SEC22-1: protein MVKLTMIARVTDGLPLAEGLDDGRDQKDADFYKQQAKLIFKNLSKGHHEASRMSIETGTYYFHYIIEGRVCYLIMCDRSYPKKLAFQYLEDLKNEFERVNGNQIETAARPYAFIKFDTFIQKTKKLYLDTRTQRNIAKLNDELYEVHQIMTRNVQEVLGVGEKLDQVSEMSRRLTSDTIVYANKAKDLNRQALIRKYAPVAIVIGVVFILFWLKNKIW, encoded by the exons ATGGTGAAGCTGACAATGATAGCACGTGTTACTGATGGCCTTCCACTGGCAGAAGGGTTGGATGATGGACGAGATCAGAAGGATGCTGATTTCTACAAGCAGCAAGCTAAACTCATTTTCAAGAACTTGTCGAAAGGGCATCATGAAGCTTCCCGGATGTCAATTGAGACAGGGACATACTATTTCCA CTACATCATTGAAGGCCGAGTATGTTATTTGATTATGTGTGACCGCTCTTATCCAAAAAAACTTGCATTCCAGTACCTAGAAGATCTGAAAAATGAATTTGAGAGGGTCAACGGAAATCAAATAGAAACTGCCGCCAGGCCGTATGCTTTTATCAAGTTTG ATACATTCATCCAGAAGACTAAGAAACTGTATTTGGATACAAGAACTCAAAGGAACATTGCAAAATTGAATGATGAGCTCTATGAGGTGCATCAAATTATGACCCGCAATGTTCAAGAGGTGCTTGGTGTTGGTGAAAAGCTAGACC AGGTCAGTGAAATGTCAAGAAGATTGACATCTGACACGATAGTATACGCAAATAAGGCAAAGGACCTCAATCGGCAG GCCTTGATTCGGAAGTATGCTCCTGTTGCGATTGTGATTGGGGTGGTCTTCATTCTCTTTTGGCTCAAAAACAAGATATGGTGA